The following are encoded in a window of Allosphingosinicella indica genomic DNA:
- a CDS encoding thiolase family protein translates to MSDRVHIAGIGCTALGKRLHDSVKALTAEAVILALADAGADVADVEAAWFSNTRQPILEGQNTIRGQVALRPLGFEGIPVVNVENACASGSSAVIQAMAHIRAGMIDIALVVGAEKMVFPDKADAVAAAFRGGTDVHDIEATRDYARRLGAEVDDESAAKRSIFMDLYAAQARAHMGRFGSTQADFAAVAAKNHGHAQHNPRAQYRTPMSVDQVLADKPIAFPFTRAMCAPVSDGAAAVILCSDKGLAKIGAAPRAVTIRASVLRSGSERAPDAFDRHIGRLTALAAYEQAGISPEDVDVAEVHDATAYAEVQQIENLSLAEPGSVGERLRRGDFALGGRQPVSASGGLLAKGHPVGATGIVQLHDLVLQLRGEAGAAQVEGARIAVAENGGGFLGGEEAATAVTVLEAPPRA, encoded by the coding sequence GTGAGCGACCGCGTCCACATCGCCGGAATCGGCTGCACCGCGCTGGGTAAGCGGCTGCACGACAGCGTCAAGGCGCTGACCGCCGAAGCCGTGATCCTCGCGCTCGCCGACGCCGGCGCCGATGTCGCGGACGTCGAGGCCGCCTGGTTCTCCAACACTCGCCAGCCGATTCTGGAAGGACAGAACACGATCCGCGGCCAGGTTGCGCTCCGCCCATTGGGGTTCGAGGGTATTCCCGTCGTCAATGTCGAGAATGCCTGCGCCAGCGGGTCGAGCGCCGTGATCCAGGCGATGGCGCACATCCGCGCCGGGATGATCGACATCGCTCTCGTCGTCGGCGCGGAGAAGATGGTCTTTCCGGACAAGGCCGATGCCGTCGCCGCCGCCTTCCGGGGCGGCACCGACGTGCACGACATCGAGGCCACGCGCGATTATGCGCGCCGGCTCGGCGCCGAGGTCGATGACGAGAGCGCGGCCAAGCGCAGCATCTTCATGGATCTCTACGCCGCTCAGGCGCGCGCGCACATGGGCCGCTTCGGCTCCACCCAGGCCGATTTCGCCGCTGTCGCCGCCAAGAACCACGGCCACGCCCAACACAATCCGCGCGCGCAATATCGCACCCCGATGAGCGTCGATCAGGTGCTCGCCGACAAGCCCATCGCCTTTCCGTTCACCCGCGCGATGTGCGCCCCGGTCAGCGACGGCGCCGCGGCGGTGATCCTGTGCAGCGACAAGGGCCTCGCGAAGATCGGCGCGGCGCCTCGCGCCGTGACGATCCGCGCCAGCGTCCTCCGCTCGGGCAGCGAGCGGGCGCCCGACGCCTTCGATCGCCACATCGGCCGGCTCACGGCACTCGCCGCTTACGAACAGGCGGGTATCAGCCCCGAGGATGTGGATGTGGCCGAAGTCCACGACGCGACTGCTTATGCCGAGGTGCAGCAGATCGAAAATCTCAGCCTCGCCGAGCCGGGCAGCGTCGGCGAGCGACTGCGGCGCGGCGATTTCGCACTTGGCGGGCGCCAGCCGGTCAGCGCGTCGGGCGGGCTACTCGCCAAGGGCCACCCGGTCGGCGCGACGGGAATCGTCCAGCTCCACGATCTCGTCCTGCAATTGCGCGGCGAGGCCGGTGCGGCACAGGTGGAAGGCGCACGGATCGCGGTAGCGGAAAATGGGGGCGGCTTCCTTGGGGGCGAGGAAGCGGCGACGGCCGTGACGGTGCTCGAAGCGCCGCCGCGGGCATGA
- a CDS encoding class I adenylate-forming enzyme family protein, giving the protein MIIVPEERIAEMKRQGWWGDDTADDLLARHVATFGDGEALIDPPNLESIAGLAPQRLRWNEVEAGVAARAALLHAHGLGKDDVVLLQLPNSVEQTLFYLACFRLGIIVSPAPAQYRLGELTGIARRTDAKAAITTARIGTHAHGETMLALKREWPALKALFVLGDAPEGTVAVEPALAAIGDAEIAAAAEAARAAGVTADDVATICWTSGTEAEPKGVPRSHNEWIIMGDAVARGARLEGGARVLNPFPMVNMAGLSTGLFNWLACGGVLVQHHPFDLGVFLAQIREEKIEYTVAPPAVLNAMLNNPALVQGVDFTRLSRIGSGSAPLSEWMVRSFDETYGVEILNIFGSNEGASFLSSSTDVPDPGTRGQCFPRFGEHGFEWDYHYAPSLRTRLVDPDSGLEVTEPEQPGEMRIKSPMIFSGYWRAPDVTARAFDEDGWFRTGDLFAITGDDGRYYRFVGRHKDIVIRGGMNISAEEIENHLLGHPAVVDVAVVGAPDADMGERLCACIVAPEGISMEALNRYLVEEKRVAIFKQIERLELMDALPRNPVGKVLKRELRAQLFGQGHA; this is encoded by the coding sequence ATGATTATCGTTCCCGAAGAACGCATCGCGGAGATGAAGCGGCAAGGCTGGTGGGGCGACGACACCGCCGACGATCTGCTCGCCCGCCACGTCGCCACATTCGGCGACGGCGAAGCCCTCATCGATCCGCCCAACCTCGAATCGATCGCCGGTCTCGCGCCGCAGCGGTTGCGCTGGAACGAAGTGGAAGCGGGCGTCGCGGCGCGCGCCGCGCTGCTCCATGCGCACGGGCTCGGCAAGGACGACGTCGTGCTGCTCCAGCTCCCCAACAGCGTAGAGCAGACGCTCTTCTATCTCGCCTGCTTCCGGCTCGGCATCATCGTCTCGCCGGCGCCCGCGCAATATCGGCTCGGCGAGCTGACCGGCATCGCGCGGCGCACCGACGCCAAGGCCGCGATCACCACCGCGCGGATCGGCACCCATGCGCATGGCGAGACGATGCTGGCGCTCAAGCGCGAATGGCCGGCGCTGAAAGCGCTCTTCGTCCTGGGCGACGCGCCAGAAGGCACCGTCGCGGTCGAGCCCGCGCTGGCCGCGATCGGCGATGCGGAGATCGCCGCCGCCGCCGAAGCCGCGCGCGCCGCGGGCGTCACCGCCGACGACGTCGCCACCATCTGCTGGACGTCGGGCACCGAGGCCGAGCCCAAGGGCGTCCCGCGCAGCCACAACGAGTGGATCATCATGGGCGATGCGGTCGCCCGCGGCGCGCGGCTGGAAGGCGGCGCGCGGGTGCTCAACCCCTTCCCGATGGTCAATATGGCGGGGCTTTCCACCGGCCTCTTCAACTGGCTCGCGTGCGGCGGCGTTCTGGTCCAGCATCACCCCTTCGATCTCGGCGTCTTCCTGGCGCAGATCCGCGAGGAGAAGATCGAATATACGGTGGCGCCGCCCGCGGTGCTCAACGCCATGCTCAACAATCCGGCGTTGGTGCAGGGCGTCGATTTCACGCGACTGAGCCGGATCGGATCGGGCTCCGCACCGCTATCCGAATGGATGGTGCGCAGCTTCGACGAAACCTATGGCGTCGAAATCCTCAACATCTTCGGATCGAACGAGGGCGCGTCCTTCCTCTCCTCCTCCACCGACGTTCCCGATCCCGGCACCCGCGGCCAATGCTTCCCGCGCTTCGGCGAACACGGCTTCGAATGGGATTATCATTACGCGCCCTCGCTCCGGACCCGGCTGGTCGATCCCGACAGCGGCCTCGAAGTCACCGAGCCCGAACAGCCCGGCGAGATGCGGATCAAATCGCCGATGATCTTTTCGGGCTATTGGCGCGCGCCCGATGTCACCGCCCGCGCCTTTGACGAAGACGGCTGGTTTCGCACGGGCGATCTCTTCGCCATCACCGGCGACGACGGGCGCTATTACCGCTTCGTCGGCCGTCACAAGGATATCGTGATCCGCGGCGGCATGAACATCTCTGCCGAGGAGATCGAGAACCACCTGCTCGGCCACCCCGCGGTCGTCGACGTTGCGGTGGTCGGCGCTCCCGATGCCGACATGGGCGAGCGGCTCTGCGCCTGCATCGTCGCGCCTGAAGGGATCAGCATGGAGGCGCTCAACCGCTATCTCGTCGAGGAAAAGCGCGTCGCAATCTTCAAGCAGATCGAGCGCCTCGAGTTGATGGATGCGCTGCCGCGCAATCCCGTCGGCAAGGTGCTGAAGCGCGAGCTCCGCGCCCAATTGTTCGGACAGGGACATGCATGA
- a CDS encoding NAD(P)H-dependent flavin oxidoreductase codes for MTGNYPFGLRLPVVAAPMFLISGPDLVVAACEAGVMGSFPTPNCRTLDQLDEWMDTIVTRLDGARAAGQPVAPWAANLVTHRTNSRLAEDLALVARHKPPLVITALGSPIPAIETVKSYGGQIYADVGSIALAKKAADAGVDGLALLTAGAGGHTGHLSPFAFVSAVREFFDGALVLSGGIADGHGVAGAIAAGADLVYMGTRFLAAEESLAPDAYKQMIVDHGPDDLIVSAAITGTAASWLRPSLIECGFDPDNLQPPAEGRNYDSGNTSQKRWKDVWAAGQGLGAITAVQSTAAIVDDLERQFAEATARFKAITA; via the coding sequence ATGACCGGTAACTATCCCTTCGGCCTCCGCCTGCCCGTGGTGGCGGCGCCGATGTTCCTCATTTCCGGCCCCGATCTCGTCGTCGCCGCGTGCGAAGCGGGGGTGATGGGCAGCTTCCCGACGCCCAATTGCCGCACGCTCGATCAGCTCGACGAATGGATGGATACGATCGTCACCCGGCTCGACGGCGCGCGCGCCGCCGGGCAACCGGTCGCGCCCTGGGCAGCCAACCTCGTCACCCACCGCACCAACAGCCGGCTGGCCGAGGATCTGGCGCTGGTCGCGCGCCACAAGCCGCCGCTCGTCATCACCGCGCTCGGTTCGCCGATCCCTGCGATCGAGACGGTCAAATCCTATGGCGGCCAGATCTATGCCGACGTCGGCAGCATCGCGCTGGCCAAGAAGGCGGCGGACGCCGGGGTCGATGGGCTGGCGCTGCTCACCGCAGGCGCAGGCGGCCACACCGGCCATCTCTCGCCCTTCGCCTTCGTCTCCGCGGTGCGCGAATTTTTCGATGGGGCGCTGGTGCTGTCGGGCGGGATCGCCGACGGCCACGGCGTCGCTGGTGCGATCGCCGCGGGCGCCGATCTCGTCTATATGGGCACGCGCTTCCTGGCGGCCGAGGAAAGCCTCGCGCCCGACGCCTACAAGCAGATGATCGTCGATCACGGGCCGGACGATCTCATCGTCAGCGCCGCGATCACCGGAACCGCGGCATCGTGGCTTCGCCCCAGCCTCATCGAATGCGGCTTCGATCCCGACAATCTCCAGCCCCCGGCGGAGGGGCGCAATTACGATTCGGGCAACACCAGCCAGAAGCGTTGGAAGGATGTGTGGGCCGCGGGCCAAGGCCTCGGCGCGATCACCGCCGTTCAATCCACCGCCGCGATCGTCGATGATCTGGAGCGCCAGTTCGCTGAAGCGACCGCGCGCTTCAAGGCAATCACCGCATAG
- a CDS encoding SDR family NAD(P)-dependent oxidoreductase produces MKETARRAAIVTGAGGGLGAAFATGLARAGLSVLVNNRHRGDGAPSADALANRLTAEGLSAAPDRHAVDAPGAAQAIVEAALEAFGRLDVLVLNAGINGAAGKIGAAPPEDLAEVMAINFFANAALVSAALPHIQASPAGRILFVSSTAGLHGLRGRAAYAASKGALNAYAVSLADEQRRAGVGVNVLMPYAETKMTGGAAGDALIAFPPERVAPAVEWLTSADCTDTGQLWVAGGGRYRRAFMVETPGAGDVTGNAAWIADRRDAIADRSEARIFRGGEAAFADMLGDVQAMAKG; encoded by the coding sequence ATGAAGGAAACAGCACGGCGCGCCGCAATCGTGACCGGCGCAGGCGGTGGGCTCGGCGCGGCCTTCGCCACCGGGCTGGCGCGCGCGGGATTGTCAGTGCTGGTCAACAACCGCCACCGCGGCGACGGCGCGCCTTCCGCCGATGCGCTGGCAAACCGGCTGACGGCGGAAGGCCTTAGCGCCGCACCCGATCGCCATGCCGTCGATGCGCCGGGGGCCGCACAGGCGATTGTCGAAGCGGCACTTGAGGCCTTCGGGCGGCTCGACGTGCTGGTGCTCAACGCCGGCATCAACGGCGCCGCTGGGAAGATCGGCGCCGCGCCGCCCGAGGATCTGGCCGAGGTGATGGCGATCAACTTTTTCGCCAATGCCGCGCTCGTCTCCGCCGCGCTGCCGCACATCCAGGCAAGCCCCGCGGGCCGCATCCTCTTTGTCTCCTCGACCGCGGGTCTTCACGGTCTCCGCGGGCGTGCGGCCTATGCGGCGTCGAAGGGTGCGCTCAACGCCTATGCCGTTTCGCTTGCCGACGAGCAGCGGCGCGCGGGCGTCGGCGTCAACGTGCTGATGCCTTATGCCGAGACCAAGATGACCGGCGGCGCAGCGGGCGACGCGCTGATCGCTTTCCCGCCCGAGCGAGTCGCGCCGGCCGTCGAATGGCTTACGAGCGCGGACTGCACCGACACCGGCCAGCTTTGGGTGGCGGGCGGCGGGCGCTATCGCCGTGCTTTCATGGTCGAGACGCCGGGTGCCGGCGATGTCACGGGCAACGCGGCCTGGATCGCGGACCGGCGCGACGCCATCGCCGACCGCAGCGAGGCACGCATTTTCCGTGGGGGCGAGGCCGCTTTCGCCGACATGCTGGGCGACGTGCAGGCAATGGCAAAGGGCTGA
- a CDS encoding competence/damage-inducible protein A, which translates to MSERIWTAGLTIIGDEILSGRTQDRNVAQIAGWLNLQGIRLAEVRIVPDVEEAIVEAVNALRARNDYLFTTGGIGPTHDDITVDAIASALGVGVEVHPKARAVLEAHYATRGGLTEARLRMARVPAGAELIENPMSGAPGIRTGNIFILAGVPHIATLMLEALSGTLEGGRPLLSKTIGCWVPESEVADLLRDTEKAHEGCQIGSYPFFRDGKVGANFVVRSADAAALDGCVADLEARLVAAGRTPVSGGI; encoded by the coding sequence ATGAGCGAGCGGATCTGGACGGCTGGACTGACGATCATCGGCGACGAGATCCTCTCGGGCCGCACGCAGGACAGGAACGTCGCGCAGATCGCGGGCTGGCTGAACCTGCAGGGCATAAGACTCGCCGAGGTGCGGATCGTGCCCGATGTCGAAGAAGCGATCGTCGAGGCGGTGAATGCGCTCAGGGCCCGCAACGACTATCTGTTCACCACCGGCGGGATCGGGCCGACGCACGACGACATCACCGTCGACGCAATCGCCAGCGCGCTCGGCGTCGGGGTCGAAGTGCATCCCAAGGCGCGCGCGGTGCTGGAGGCGCACTACGCTACGCGCGGCGGGCTGACCGAGGCGCGACTCCGCATGGCGCGGGTGCCCGCGGGCGCGGAGCTGATCGAAAATCCGATGTCCGGCGCGCCGGGCATCCGCACCGGCAACATCTTCATCCTCGCCGGCGTGCCGCATATCGCGACGCTGATGCTGGAGGCGCTGTCGGGGACGCTGGAGGGCGGGCGTCCGCTGCTGTCGAAAACGATCGGCTGCTGGGTGCCCGAGAGCGAGGTAGCGGACCTGCTGCGCGACACCGAGAAGGCGCACGAAGGATGCCAGATCGGCAGCTATCCTTTCTTCCGCGACGGCAAAGTCGGCGCCAATTTCGTCGTGCGCAGTGCCGACGCCGCGGCGCTCGACGGCTGCGTCGCCGATCTCGAAGCCCGGCTGGTTGCGGCGGGCCGCACGCCGGTGTCCGGCGGCATCTGA
- the map gene encoding type I methionyl aminopeptidase: MTEYQTIEREDVATYRSGAIKLHGAEGFEGMRKAGRLAAEILDMLVPHIVPGVTTQEIDDLVHAHMMAAGAIPATLGYRGYNKSCCTSINHVVCHGIPGDRALKDGDIVNIDVTPILDGWHGDTSRMYLVGDVPLKARRLVEVTYECLMLGLEQARPGNRLGDISAAIQQHAERNRYSVVRDFCGHGLGRVFHDAPEVVHAGRPGTGPELRPGMFFTVEPMINLGKAATKVLEDGWTAVTRDRSLSAQFEHSIGITDGACEIFTASPKGLDAPPYA, encoded by the coding sequence ATGACCGAATATCAGACCATAGAGCGCGAGGATGTCGCGACCTATCGCAGCGGCGCGATCAAGCTGCACGGCGCCGAAGGCTTCGAAGGCATGCGCAAGGCCGGCCGTCTTGCCGCCGAGATCCTCGACATGCTGGTGCCGCACATCGTCCCCGGCGTGACGACGCAGGAGATCGACGATCTCGTCCACGCGCATATGATGGCGGCCGGCGCGATCCCCGCGACGCTCGGCTATCGCGGCTACAACAAGAGCTGCTGCACCTCGATCAATCATGTCGTCTGCCACGGCATCCCCGGCGATCGCGCGCTGAAGGACGGTGACATCGTCAATATCGACGTGACGCCGATCCTCGACGGTTGGCACGGCGACACCAGCCGCATGTATCTGGTCGGCGACGTGCCGCTGAAGGCGCGGCGGCTGGTCGAGGTCACCTACGAATGCCTGATGCTGGGGCTGGAGCAGGCGCGGCCCGGGAACCGGCTCGGCGACATCTCCGCCGCGATCCAGCAGCATGCCGAGAGAAACCGCTATTCGGTGGTCCGCGATTTCTGCGGCCACGGCCTGGGCCGCGTCTTCCACGATGCGCCGGAAGTCGTCCACGCCGGCCGCCCCGGCACCGGCCCCGAGCTACGCCCCGGCATGTTCTTCACCGTCGAGCCGATGATCAACCTCGGCAAGGCCGCGACCAAGGTGCTGGAGGACGGCTGGACGGCCGTGACCCGCGACCGCAGCCTCTCCGCCCAGTTCGAACATTCGATCGGCATCACAGACGGCGCCTGCGAGATTTTCACCGCCAGCCCCAAGGGCCTCGACGCCCCTCCTTATGCGTGA
- a CDS encoding energy transducer TonB, translating to MRDGRSFLLLIIAGFAAATGATSAEAQQRLGDPEAWVTGADYPAASIARKEQGPVTVDLDISPEGRVAKCKVVFASKNPALGKATCAALERRARYTPAGSPDGTRVASKDTYAVRWRIPPEQTRALESDFGGAVAIGSPSMWFTDRDLPDRMAKRSGSGSVGRAGVRYRPGWTYRALRTGWPQRRRGFRYAKLRAAKVAGSICNATRRARSAACNQRKGRGPLERPLICERVHRR from the coding sequence ATGCGTGACGGCCGCTCGTTCCTGCTGCTGATCATTGCCGGATTTGCCGCAGCAACAGGCGCGACATCCGCAGAGGCTCAGCAGAGACTGGGCGATCCCGAAGCGTGGGTTACCGGCGCAGACTACCCGGCCGCTTCGATCGCGCGGAAGGAACAGGGGCCGGTGACGGTCGACCTCGACATTTCGCCCGAAGGCCGCGTCGCCAAGTGCAAGGTGGTATTCGCTTCCAAGAACCCCGCCCTCGGGAAGGCGACCTGCGCCGCCCTCGAACGGCGCGCGCGATACACGCCGGCCGGCAGTCCGGACGGGACCCGGGTGGCTTCGAAGGATACCTACGCAGTGCGATGGCGCATCCCGCCCGAGCAGACGCGCGCGCTGGAAAGCGATTTCGGCGGAGCGGTCGCGATCGGCAGTCCGTCGATGTGGTTCACGGATCGCGACCTGCCCGATCGCATGGCGAAGCGATCCGGTTCGGGGTCGGTCGGTCGCGCTGGCGTTCGATATCGGCCGGGATGGACGTATCGGGCACTGCGAACCGGTTGGCCCCAGCGGCGACGCGGCTTTCGATACGCGAAGCTGCGCGCTGCTAAAGTTGCGGGCTCGATTTGCAATGCCACGCGACGAGCGCGGTCGGCCGCTTGCAACCAAAGGAAAGGTCGTGGTCCATTGGAGCGTCCGCTGATTTGCGAACGCGTCCATCGGCGATAG
- a CDS encoding DUF6356 family protein, which yields MPGLIPDSRDHLDEVGEDYFEHMGFALAVGRHMALAGIACMIHALVPALFPRTASTAIRDLHAVIEHRGDTRFLRRNDGGLLILLTLLALYAATLPWIAGSDWFVAAPVSALALGFPIAFALGREAEPA from the coding sequence ATGCCCGGCCTGATTCCCGACAGCCGCGACCATCTCGACGAGGTGGGCGAGGATTATTTCGAGCATATGGGCTTCGCGCTCGCGGTCGGGCGGCACATGGCGCTCGCCGGCATCGCGTGCATGATCCATGCGCTGGTCCCCGCGCTCTTCCCGCGCACCGCCAGCACCGCGATCCGCGACCTCCATGCCGTCATCGAGCATCGCGGCGATACGCGCTTCCTGCGCAGGAACGATGGCGGATTGTTGATCCTCCTCACGCTCCTCGCGCTTTATGCGGCCACGCTGCCGTGGATCGCCGGATCGGACTGGTTTGTCGCCGCCCCGGTGTCCGCGCTAGCGCTCGGCTTCCCGATCGCCTTCGCGCTGGGCCGTGAAGCCGAACCTGCCTAG
- a CDS encoding P-II family nitrogen regulator has product MKKIEAIIKPFKLDEVKEALHEVGVSGITVTEAKGFGRQKGHTELYRGAEYVVDFLPKVKLEVVVDDNLAPRVVEAIANAARTGRIGDGKIFVTTVEEALRIRTGERGSDAI; this is encoded by the coding sequence GTGAAGAAGATCGAGGCGATCATCAAACCGTTCAAGCTCGACGAGGTGAAGGAAGCGCTCCACGAGGTCGGCGTCTCGGGCATCACCGTCACCGAGGCGAAGGGGTTCGGCCGCCAGAAGGGCCATACGGAGCTCTATCGCGGCGCTGAATATGTCGTCGATTTCCTGCCCAAGGTGAAGCTGGAGGTGGTGGTGGATGACAATCTCGCCCCCCGTGTCGTCGAGGCGATCGCCAATGCCGCGCGCACCGGGCGGATCGGCGACGGCAAGATCTTCGTCACCACGGTGGAGGAAGCGCTGCGCATCCGGACCGGCGAGCGCGGGTCCGACGCGATCTGA
- a CDS encoding helix-turn-helix domain-containing protein produces MVDDPRLASMSPEELRAAMRTLGYRTQADVASAIGVNRSTVSLWLDGKVGVPRPVAMLLRILVSAQRRAH; encoded by the coding sequence ATGGTAGACGATCCCCGCCTCGCTTCCATGTCGCCCGAGGAATTGCGGGCGGCGATGCGGACGCTCGGCTATCGCACCCAGGCCGACGTCGCCTCCGCGATCGGTGTCAACCGCTCCACGGTGAGCCTCTGGCTCGACGGCAAGGTCGGCGTGCCGCGCCCAGTGGCGATGCTGCTGCGCATCCTCGTCTCGGCGCAAAGACGCGCGCACTGA
- the glnA gene encoding type I glutamate--ammonia ligase, which translates to MANDAGTILKRIKDEEIDWVDLRFTDPKGKWQHLSMCSGLIDEDQLTDGFMFDGSSIGGWKAINESDMILRPDLDAVYVDPFSATPMLILFCDVVDPGTGELYARDPRSTAKRAESYVKSIGVGDTVYVGPEAEFFLFDDVRFEDGYNTSYFRIDDIELPTNSGREYDVGNMGHRPRAKGGYFPVGPVDSAVDIRGEMVSTMIEMGLPMDKHHHEVAAAQHELGLTYGTLVETADRMQIYKYVVHQVAHAYGKTATFMPKPIAQDNGSGMHTHFSIWNGGKPSFAGNGYAGLSEMALFFIGGVIKHARAINAFTNPTTNSYKRLVPGFEAPVLLAYSSRNRSASCRIPYGSGEKSKRVEFRFPDALANPYLAYAALLMAGLDGIQNRIQPGDPIDKNLYDLPPAEMVNVPTVAGSLREALVALQNDREFLTKGDVFSEDQIDAYIELKWDEVLRWETTPSPVEFDMYYSS; encoded by the coding sequence ATGGCGAACGACGCAGGCACCATCCTCAAGCGCATCAAGGACGAGGAGATCGACTGGGTCGACCTTCGCTTCACCGACCCCAAGGGCAAGTGGCAGCACCTCTCGATGTGCTCGGGGCTGATCGATGAGGACCAGCTCACCGACGGCTTCATGTTCGACGGCTCCTCGATCGGCGGCTGGAAGGCGATCAACGAGAGCGACATGATCCTGCGCCCGGATCTCGACGCCGTCTATGTCGATCCCTTCTCGGCGACGCCGATGCTGATCCTGTTCTGCGACGTGGTCGACCCGGGCACCGGAGAGCTCTACGCCCGCGATCCCCGTTCCACCGCCAAGCGCGCCGAATCCTATGTGAAGTCGATCGGCGTGGGCGACACCGTCTATGTCGGCCCGGAAGCCGAATTCTTCCTGTTCGACGATGTCCGCTTCGAGGACGGCTACAACACCAGCTATTTCCGCATCGACGACATCGAGCTGCCGACCAATTCCGGCCGCGAATATGATGTCGGCAACATGGGCCACCGGCCGCGCGCCAAAGGCGGCTATTTCCCCGTCGGCCCGGTCGACAGCGCCGTCGACATCCGCGGCGAGATGGTCTCGACGATGATCGAGATGGGCCTGCCGATGGACAAGCACCATCACGAGGTCGCCGCCGCGCAGCACGAGCTGGGCCTCACCTACGGCACGCTGGTCGAGACCGCGGACCGGATGCAGATCTACAAGTACGTCGTCCACCAGGTTGCGCACGCTTATGGCAAGACGGCGACGTTCATGCCCAAGCCGATCGCGCAGGACAACGGATCGGGGATGCACACCCATTTCTCGATCTGGAACGGCGGCAAGCCGAGCTTCGCGGGCAACGGCTATGCCGGCCTGTCGGAGATGGCGTTGTTCTTCATCGGCGGCGTCATCAAGCACGCCCGCGCGATCAACGCTTTCACCAATCCGACCACCAACAGCTACAAGCGCCTCGTGCCGGGCTTCGAGGCGCCGGTGCTGCTCGCTTATTCGAGCCGCAACCGCTCCGCCTCGTGCCGCATTCCTTATGGCTCGGGCGAGAAGTCGAAGCGCGTCGAGTTCCGCTTCCCCGATGCGCTGGCGAACCCCTATCTCGCTTATGCGGCGCTGCTGATGGCCGGGCTCGACGGCATCCAGAACCGCATCCAACCCGGCGATCCGATCGACAAGAACCTCTACGATCTGCCGCCCGCGGAGATGGTCAACGTGCCGACCGTCGCGGGTTCGCTCCGCGAAGCGCTGGTCGCCCTGCAGAACGATCGCGAGTTCCTGACCAAGGGCGACGTCTTCAGCGAAGACCAGATCGACGCCTATATCGAACTCAAGTGGGACGAGGTCCTTCGCTGGGAGACGACCCCGAGCCCCGTCGAGTTCGACATGTATTACAGCTCATAA
- a CDS encoding PepSY domain-containing protein — MKPSLFIAAAAAALIATPALADRAPNAQERAAVEKVLRANGFVSWEEVELDDDGPRWEVDDARGKDNVRWDIKIDPKTMKIVKRERDD; from the coding sequence GTGAAACCGAGCCTCTTTATCGCTGCCGCGGCTGCGGCGCTGATCGCCACGCCCGCCCTCGCCGATCGCGCGCCCAATGCGCAGGAGCGCGCTGCCGTCGAGAAGGTGCTGCGCGCCAACGGCTTCGTCTCCTGGGAGGAAGTCGAGCTCGACGACGACGGCCCGCGCTGGGAGGTCGACGACGCCCGCGGCAAGGACAATGTCCGCTGGGACATCAAGATCGATCCCAAGACGATGAAGATCGTCAAGCGCGAGCGCGACGATTGA